One part of the Segnochrobactrum spirostomi genome encodes these proteins:
- the ppdK gene encoding pyruvate, phosphate dikinase → MSKWVYTFGDGKAEGNSSLRNLLGGKGANLAEMANLGLPVPPGFTVTTEVCTYYYANGHAYPPELAGQVDAALDHVSALTGRRFGDKAEPLLVSVRSGARVSMPGMMDTVLNLGLNDETVEALAKSSGDARFAYDSYRRFIQMYGDVVLGVEHHHFEEILETHKDDHGFVLDTDLSAEDWKALIVRYKALVEEHLGKPFPQDPREQLWGAVGAVFGSWQNARAITYRRLHTIPEGWGTAVSVQAMVFGNMGETSATGVAFTRNPSTGENALYGEFLVNAQGEDVVAGIRTPQNITEAARIAAGSDKPSLERVMPEAFAEFRRICDALEKHYRDMQDLEFTIERGKLWMLQTRSGKRTAKAALRTAVEMAAEGLITREEAIGRIDPAALDQLLHPTIDPKAEGKLIATGLPASPGAASGEIVFTSEEAERLKGMGRKVILVRIETSPEDIHGMHAAEGIVTTRGGMTSHAAVVARGMGKPCVSGAGTIRVDYARQTLSAGGEIFKAGDIVTLDGASGQVFAGSLPMLKPDLSGDFATLIAWADDVRRMKVRANAETPLDARTAREFGAEGIGLCRTEHMFFDEGRIVAVREMILADTEAGRRAALAKLLPMQRSDFVALFEIMAGLPVTIRLLDPPLHEFVPKTDEEIAEVARAMNVDPAKLKERADALHEFNPMLGHRGCRLAVSYPEIAEMQARAIFEAAIEAADKTGKPVEPEVMVPLVGLKAELDLVKARIDAMAELVKRETGRALVYKVGTMVELPRAALRAGEIAQSAEFFSFGTNDLTQTTFGISRDDAASFLGAYQARGILEQDPFVTLDQDGVGELVKIAAERGRATRPDIKLGICGEHGGDPASIGFCEGVGLDYVSCSPFRVPIARLAAAQAAIAARKG, encoded by the coding sequence ATGTCCAAGTGGGTCTACACCTTCGGGGATGGTAAGGCGGAAGGGAATTCCAGCCTGCGCAATCTCCTGGGCGGAAAAGGGGCGAACCTCGCGGAAATGGCCAATCTGGGCCTGCCCGTGCCGCCCGGCTTCACCGTGACCACCGAGGTCTGCACCTATTATTACGCCAACGGCCACGCTTACCCGCCGGAGCTCGCGGGCCAGGTCGATGCCGCGCTCGATCACGTCTCCGCGTTGACGGGCCGTCGCTTCGGCGACAAGGCCGAGCCGCTGCTCGTGTCGGTGCGCTCGGGCGCCCGCGTCTCGATGCCGGGCATGATGGACACCGTCCTCAATCTCGGCCTCAACGACGAGACGGTGGAAGCGCTCGCGAAATCGTCGGGCGATGCCCGCTTCGCCTACGATTCCTATCGCCGCTTCATCCAGATGTACGGCGACGTCGTGCTCGGCGTTGAGCACCATCATTTCGAGGAGATCCTCGAGACCCATAAGGACGACCACGGCTTCGTTCTCGACACCGATCTCTCGGCCGAGGACTGGAAGGCGTTGATCGTGCGCTACAAGGCGCTCGTCGAGGAACATCTCGGCAAGCCCTTCCCGCAGGACCCGCGCGAACAGCTCTGGGGCGCGGTCGGCGCCGTGTTCGGCTCCTGGCAGAACGCCCGCGCCATCACCTACCGCCGCCTGCACACGATTCCGGAAGGCTGGGGCACCGCCGTCAGCGTCCAGGCCATGGTGTTCGGCAACATGGGTGAGACCTCGGCGACCGGCGTCGCCTTCACCCGCAACCCGTCGACCGGCGAGAATGCGCTGTACGGCGAGTTCCTGGTCAACGCCCAGGGCGAGGACGTGGTGGCGGGCATCCGCACCCCGCAGAACATCACCGAGGCCGCCCGCATCGCCGCCGGCTCCGACAAGCCCTCGCTCGAGCGCGTGATGCCGGAGGCCTTCGCCGAGTTCCGCCGCATCTGCGACGCGCTCGAGAAGCACTACCGCGACATGCAGGACCTCGAGTTCACCATCGAGCGCGGCAAGCTCTGGATGCTGCAGACCCGCTCGGGCAAGCGCACCGCCAAGGCGGCGCTGCGCACGGCGGTCGAGATGGCGGCCGAGGGCCTCATCACCCGCGAGGAGGCGATCGGCCGCATCGATCCCGCCGCGCTCGATCAGCTCCTGCATCCGACCATCGACCCGAAAGCCGAGGGCAAGCTCATCGCGACGGGCCTGCCGGCGTCTCCCGGCGCGGCGTCCGGCGAGATCGTGTTCACCTCCGAAGAGGCCGAGCGGCTGAAGGGCATGGGCCGCAAGGTCATCCTCGTCCGCATCGAGACGAGCCCGGAGGACATCCACGGCATGCACGCCGCCGAGGGCATCGTGACGACGCGTGGCGGCATGACCAGCCACGCCGCGGTGGTGGCACGCGGCATGGGCAAACCCTGCGTTTCGGGCGCCGGCACGATCCGCGTCGATTATGCCCGCCAGACGCTCTCCGCCGGGGGCGAAATCTTCAAGGCGGGCGACATCGTCACCCTCGACGGCGCGAGCGGCCAAGTCTTCGCCGGCTCCCTGCCGATGCTGAAGCCGGACCTGTCCGGCGACTTTGCGACCCTGATCGCCTGGGCCGACGACGTCCGCCGCATGAAGGTGCGGGCGAACGCCGAGACGCCGCTCGACGCCCGCACCGCTCGCGAGTTCGGGGCCGAGGGCATCGGCCTCTGCCGTACCGAGCACATGTTCTTCGACGAGGGCCGCATCGTCGCGGTGCGCGAGATGATCCTCGCCGACACCGAGGCGGGCCGCCGCGCGGCACTCGCCAAGCTGCTGCCGATGCAGCGCTCCGATTTCGTGGCGCTGTTCGAGATCATGGCCGGCCTGCCGGTGACGATCCGCCTGCTCGATCCGCCGCTGCACGAGTTCGTGCCGAAGACGGACGAGGAGATCGCCGAGGTCGCCCGGGCGATGAACGTCGATCCGGCGAAGCTCAAGGAGCGCGCCGACGCGCTGCACGAGTTCAATCCGATGCTCGGCCATCGCGGCTGCCGCCTCGCCGTCTCCTATCCGGAGATCGCCGAGATGCAGGCGCGTGCCATCTTCGAGGCGGCGATCGAGGCCGCCGACAAGACCGGCAAGCCGGTCGAGCCGGAGGTGATGGTGCCGCTCGTCGGCCTCAAGGCCGAACTCGACCTCGTCAAGGCGCGCATCGATGCGATGGCCGAGCTCGTCAAGCGCGAGACCGGCCGGGCGCTGGTCTACAAGGTCGGCACCATGGTGGAACTGCCGCGCGCCGCCCTGCGCGCGGGCGAGATCGCCCAATCGGCCGAGTTCTTCTCGTTCGGCACCAACGACCTCACCCAGACGACCTTCGGCATCTCGCGCGACGACGCGGCCTCCTTCCTGGGCGCCTATCAGGCCCGCGGTATCCTGGAGCAGGACCCGTTCGTCACGCTCGACCAGGACGGCGTCGGCGAACTCGTCAAGATCGCGGCCGAGCGCGGCCGGGCGACCCGGCCCGACATCAAGCTCGGCATCTGCGGCGAGCACGGCGGCGACCCCGCCTCGATCGGCTTCTGCGAGGGCGTCGGACTCGATTATGTGTCCTGCTCGCCGTTCCGCGTGCCGATCGCCCGCCTCGCCGCCGCCCAGGCCGCGATCGCCGCCCGGAAGGGCTGA
- the dcd gene encoding dCTP deaminase, with protein MILTDRELRHSLETGGVVIEPRPAEAAFGPTSIDLRLHSRLRVFRTPETGEATPIDPAADGYVFAEAIDKITSPIEITEQGFLLAPQQLVLAWTLETVLLDPNSRLVGRLEGKSALARIGLAVHVTAPTIHAGSSGQIQLEIVNHGPRPIVLRRAMRICQFIVEQTLGVPDQVYRGQFKGQLG; from the coding sequence ATGATCCTGACCGACCGCGAGCTTCGCCATTCCCTGGAGACCGGTGGCGTCGTGATCGAGCCGCGGCCGGCCGAAGCAGCGTTCGGGCCAACCTCCATCGATCTCCGTCTCCACAGCCGGCTGCGCGTTTTCCGAACGCCGGAGACGGGCGAGGCGACCCCGATCGATCCCGCCGCCGATGGCTACGTGTTCGCGGAGGCGATCGACAAGATCACGTCTCCGATTGAGATCACCGAGCAGGGTTTCCTGCTCGCCCCGCAGCAACTCGTGCTCGCCTGGACGCTCGAGACGGTGCTGCTCGACCCCAACTCCCGCCTCGTCGGCCGGCTCGAGGGTAAGAGTGCGCTGGCGAGGATCGGTCTCGCCGTCCACGTCACCGCGCCGACGATCCATGCGGGCTCGAGCGGGCAGATCCAGCTCGAGATCGTCAATCACGGCCCGCGGCCGATCGTGCTGCGGCGCGCGATGCGCATCTGCCAGTTCATCGTCGAGCAGACCCTGGGCGTTCCCGACCAGGTCTATCGCGGCCAGTTCAAGGGCCAGCTCGGGTAG
- a CDS encoding NAD(P)-binding protein, with product MPRSIYRLLHRRYGTTSGVLNRISAARPGLAAGERASRVAAGKFASDVDEIEAIFGTLAEKKPFSGKTLAVIGGGFAGLSAAYAAAVGGAYVTLYEATPNVGGRVQSDYGALAPARIVERGAELIGLIHPVWLFYARLFGLGMVSIDTGTYLDAVDIVPEIFLNGEKIESANLSSLYEDYTHFQSVIWESAKDIDPLRPWDSGRDLDGISFKDWIVKALDGYIQKYPRSLAMFLAEMENDNVMPTDQQSALGFLAQIAAGGATATGEARFFADVELFRCDQGNQALAESLLNAIEAKKMEIMRSMPIGKIVIPTAAEAKVDLYGFVRYEFGNSYWGTPNPHNYVVFAAPTSLSVNNNVTLFEGGLR from the coding sequence ATGCCTCGATCCATTTACCGCCTTTTGCACCGCCGCTACGGAACGACGAGCGGTGTCCTCAACCGTATAAGCGCCGCCCGACCCGGACTTGCTGCTGGCGAGCGGGCCAGTCGCGTTGCAGCAGGCAAATTCGCGTCGGACGTCGATGAGATCGAAGCAATCTTCGGCACCTTGGCCGAGAAGAAACCCTTCAGTGGCAAGACATTAGCAGTCATTGGCGGCGGATTTGCCGGCCTCTCGGCTGCTTATGCGGCGGCGGTCGGTGGCGCCTATGTGACGCTGTATGAGGCGACCCCGAATGTCGGTGGCCGGGTGCAATCGGATTATGGAGCATTAGCGCCGGCACGTATTGTCGAGCGCGGCGCGGAGCTGATCGGCTTGATCCATCCCGTGTGGCTCTTTTATGCGCGGTTGTTCGGCCTCGGAATGGTCAGCATCGATACGGGGACGTATCTGGACGCCGTCGACATCGTGCCCGAGATATTTCTCAATGGTGAGAAAATTGAATCAGCTAATCTTTCCTCGCTATACGAGGATTACACGCACTTCCAGAGTGTAATTTGGGAGTCAGCGAAAGATATTGATCCGTTACGACCCTGGGATAGCGGGCGCGATTTGGACGGAATTTCGTTCAAGGATTGGATTGTTAAGGCGTTGGACGGATATATACAAAAGTATCCGCGCTCCCTCGCCATGTTCCTGGCGGAGATGGAGAACGACAACGTTATGCCGACAGACCAGCAGAGCGCCTTGGGCTTCCTCGCCCAGATCGCGGCGGGCGGTGCAACGGCCACGGGAGAAGCGCGTTTCTTTGCCGATGTAGAGCTGTTTCGCTGCGACCAAGGCAATCAGGCGCTTGCAGAGAGCCTTCTGAACGCGATCGAAGCCAAGAAGATGGAAATCATGCGGTCTATGCCGATTGGCAAGATCGTAATTCCGACGGCGGCGGAAGCAAAGGTCGATCTTTATGGATTTGTTCGTTACGAGTTTGGAAATAGCTATTGGGGAACGCCTAACCCGCATAATTATGTTGTTTTTGCCGCGCCAACAAGCTTGAGCGTAAATAACAACGTTACCCTATTTGAGGGGGGACTCAGATAA
- a CDS encoding FAD-dependent oxidoreductase, with amino-acid sequence MPVLQSGHAVKAHMSSEDRFWLRERLSPDGNLFYEKDTAKTGVGQMWEASGNQAASLPGQGAPVVLSVFTGSNGADRAITAPDKEAYYKPMLDSVMPVWKKNNIKFVYSQVNTARSGKNIEKALLAGYSSPGIGEVSGKMKDLNDVVAGRFAYAGEHTSPGFFGYMEGALQSGLNAVLRLAKMPIVGQRPLSHDV; translated from the coding sequence ATGCCCGTTTTGCAGAGCGGCCATGCAGTCAAGGCGCATATGTCATCGGAAGATCGCTTCTGGCTTCGCGAGCGCTTATCGCCAGACGGCAATCTCTTCTACGAAAAGGACACGGCGAAGACCGGCGTGGGCCAAATGTGGGAGGCGAGCGGCAATCAAGCTGCATCACTGCCGGGCCAGGGAGCGCCTGTCGTCCTTTCGGTCTTCACAGGCTCAAATGGAGCCGATAGGGCGATCACTGCGCCAGATAAGGAGGCTTATTACAAGCCTATGCTGGATTCTGTGATGCCGGTATGGAAGAAGAACAATATAAAGTTTGTATACTCGCAAGTAAACACCGCGAGATCCGGCAAAAATATAGAGAAGGCTCTGCTTGCGGGCTACTCGTCTCCGGGAATTGGGGAGGTCTCCGGCAAAATGAAGGACCTGAATGACGTTGTCGCGGGGCGCTTTGCTTATGCGGGTGAGCACACGTCGCCAGGCTTTTTTGGTTACATGGAGGGAGCGCTGCAGTCCGGCTTGAATGCGGTCCTGAGGCTGGCGAAGATGCCGATCGTCGGGCAAAGGCCCCTTTCCCACGACGTGTAG
- a CDS encoding cell wall hydrolase, giving the protein MSSLYGALGDDSAPRAAFIRTRPVPQDDPKAYLALRTDERDDLQISGIDRKKRIAARAVAAASASIASAYASDSGFDVEAPFRSLLGETGLEPPDEEVVTPEELAVDPHAWINNPLPVSAVRASEQRCLAEAVYFEAATEPFDGQVGVAQVVLNRVRNPVFPKTICGVVYQNKEMRNRCQFSFACDLNPDRVVDNAAWRQAQFIAREVTAGRLKVPELVTVTHYHADYVHPHWADLMKRQKQIGRHIFYQTYGGGWS; this is encoded by the coding sequence GTGTCGAGCCTCTACGGCGCGCTCGGCGACGACAGCGCCCCGCGCGCCGCCTTCATTCGCACCCGACCGGTGCCGCAGGACGACCCGAAAGCCTATCTCGCGCTGCGCACCGACGAGCGCGACGACCTCCAGATCTCCGGCATCGACCGCAAGAAGCGCATCGCGGCCCGCGCGGTCGCCGCCGCGAGCGCCTCCATCGCCTCGGCCTATGCGAGCGATTCGGGCTTCGACGTGGAGGCACCGTTCCGCTCTCTGCTCGGCGAGACCGGGCTCGAGCCGCCGGACGAAGAGGTGGTGACGCCGGAAGAACTGGCCGTCGACCCTCACGCTTGGATCAACAATCCGCTGCCGGTGAGCGCGGTGCGGGCGAGCGAGCAGCGCTGCCTCGCCGAGGCGGTCTATTTCGAGGCGGCGACCGAGCCCTTCGACGGGCAGGTCGGCGTCGCCCAGGTCGTTCTGAATCGGGTTCGCAATCCGGTCTTCCCGAAGACGATCTGCGGCGTGGTCTATCAGAACAAAGAGATGCGCAACCGCTGCCAGTTCTCCTTCGCCTGCGACCTCAACCCGGACCGGGTCGTCGACAACGCGGCGTGGCGGCAGGCCCAGTTCATCGCCCGCGAGGTCACCGCGGGTCGGCTGAAGGTGCCGGAGCTCGTCACCGTGACGCACTATCACGCGGATTATGTCCATCCGCACTGGGCGGACCTGATGAAGCGGCAGAAGCAGATCGGCCGCCACATCTTCTACCAGACCTACGGCGGCGGCTGGAGCTGA